One window of Nymphaea colorata isolate Beijing-Zhang1983 chromosome 11, ASM883128v2, whole genome shotgun sequence genomic DNA carries:
- the LOC116264830 gene encoding senescence-associated protein AAF, chlorolplastic isoform X1 — MADVLFPFTFFLGAHTLSLPLASLILPHYPSEVILLFRASSHSLPSSSAHNHLDCSTASPGQAYLDILQSSPIPQLLMATDILHLADPCGIFCSVTNSPHKNGAYHSNQKLEFRRLSTCHSFGARLRISHEKVIQSSSFGQNIKVSCGPSRVHETEACERRGCSSQNRDGEGELIESLFVDDSGRRHDSSSNVSKGLAEACKFACNDAKYVNERARNDIVLLSRGITRLNNRARQDVAILGLGFLKLDARAREDTEKIDHGMKIKAARLQHMAKTFKDEAQTKLKKAADRHWSDGALEADLRRADFVVKRRAMEDAFMALQFVKNIHDMMVNKMYQFPRKDGVFEQDKDDLRGHIMLEKNGKTMDFLSGEISSDRIAAIQEAYLSMATALSEADGIDYTDPEELELLVATLIDLDAMDGKSSVSLLAECSSSPDVGTRQALANALAAAPSMWTLGNAGMGALQRLAQDSNPAVAAAATNAINELKRQWEIKEGDSWVFTMSKDLTDMESVEDVESGEQREGQ; from the exons ATGGCCGACGTTCTCTTTCCTTTCACTTTTTTCCTCGgcgcacacactctctctctccctctggcCTCTCTGATTCTCCCACATTATCCATCCGAGGTCATACTTTTATTTAGGGCTAGCTCCCATTCTTTACCTTCCTCTTCCGCCCACAATCACTTGGATTGTTCGACAGCCTCCCCTGGGCAAGCATATCTCGATATTTTGCAG TCGTCACCAATACCTCAGTTGCTGATGGCCACTGACATCTTGCATCTTGCTGATCCTTGTGGCATATTTTGCTCTGTGACCAATTCACCGCACAAAAATGGAGCCTACCATTCAAACCAGAAACTTGAGTTCAGAAGGCTTAGCACATGCCACTCCTTTGGTGCAAGACTGAGAATCTCCCATGAAAAAGTAATTCAAAGTTCTTCCTTCGGTCAAAATATCAAAGTATCTTGTGGACCCTCAAGGGTTCATGAGACGGAAGCCTGTGAACGTCGAGGTTGCAG TTCCCAAAATAGAGATGGGGAAGGAGAGCTCATAGAGTCTTTATTTGTTGATGATTCTGGACGGCGTCATGACAGTTCAAGTAATGTAAGCAAAGGCCTAGCAGAAGCTTGTAAATTTGCCTGCAATGATGctaaatatgtaaatgaaagagCTCGTAATGACATAGTCTTACTCTCACG GGGAATAACAAGGCTGAACAACCGTGCACGTCAAGATGTTGCAATTCTTGGTTTGGGCTTCCTGAAACTTGATG CTCGAGCACGGGAGGATACTGAGAAGATTGATCACGGTATGAAAATAAAAGCTGCTCGCCTGCAGCATATGGCTAAA ACTTTTAAAGATGAAGCCCAAACTAAATTGAAAAAGGCTGCAGATCGGCATTGGAGTGATGGTGCACTGGAG GCTGATTTGCGGCGAGCTGATTTTGTTGTTAAGAGACGTGCAATGGAAGATGCTTTTATGGCACTGCag TTTGTCAAGAACATTCATGACATGATGGTGAACAAAATGTACCAGTT TCCAAGAAAAGATGGAGTCTTTGAACAGGACAAGGATGATCTTAGGGGACATATCATGCTTGAGAAGAACGGCAAGACTATGGACTTCCTCTCTGGAGAAATATCTTCTGATCGTATAGCTGCTATACAG GAAGCTTATTTGAGCATGGCAACTGCACTATCTGAAGCCGATGGAATTGACTACACTGATCCAGAGGAG CTAGAATTGCTAGTGGCAACTCTAATAGATCTTGATGCAATGGATGGGAAAAGTAGTGTTTCTTTATTGGCCGAATGCTCTAGTTCTCCTGATGTTGGTACCAG GCAGGCTCTGGCGAATGCCTTGGCAGCAGCACCGTCTATGTGGACTCTTGGCAATGCAGGCATGGGGGCCTTGCAG AGGCTGGCACAAGATAGCAACCCTGCTGTCGCAGCAGCTGCAACCAACGCCATCAATGAGCTTAAAAGACAGTGGGAAATAAAAGAGGGCGACAGTTGGGTATTTACCATGAGTAAGGATCTCACAGACATGGAAAGCGTGGAAGATGTTGAGTCTGGTGAGCAGCGAGAAGGTCAATAA
- the LOC116264830 gene encoding senescence-associated protein AAF, chlorolplastic isoform X2, with product MATDILHLADPCGIFCSVTNSPHKNGAYHSNQKLEFRRLSTCHSFGARLRISHEKVIQSSSFGQNIKVSCGPSRVHETEACERRGCSSQNRDGEGELIESLFVDDSGRRHDSSSNVSKGLAEACKFACNDAKYVNERARNDIVLLSRGITRLNNRARQDVAILGLGFLKLDARAREDTEKIDHGMKIKAARLQHMAKTFKDEAQTKLKKAADRHWSDGALEADLRRADFVVKRRAMEDAFMALQFVKNIHDMMVNKMYQFPRKDGVFEQDKDDLRGHIMLEKNGKTMDFLSGEISSDRIAAIQEAYLSMATALSEADGIDYTDPEELELLVATLIDLDAMDGKSSVSLLAECSSSPDVGTRQALANALAAAPSMWTLGNAGMGALQRLAQDSNPAVAAAATNAINELKRQWEIKEGDSWVFTMSKDLTDMESVEDVESGEQREGQ from the exons ATGGCCACTGACATCTTGCATCTTGCTGATCCTTGTGGCATATTTTGCTCTGTGACCAATTCACCGCACAAAAATGGAGCCTACCATTCAAACCAGAAACTTGAGTTCAGAAGGCTTAGCACATGCCACTCCTTTGGTGCAAGACTGAGAATCTCCCATGAAAAAGTAATTCAAAGTTCTTCCTTCGGTCAAAATATCAAAGTATCTTGTGGACCCTCAAGGGTTCATGAGACGGAAGCCTGTGAACGTCGAGGTTGCAG TTCCCAAAATAGAGATGGGGAAGGAGAGCTCATAGAGTCTTTATTTGTTGATGATTCTGGACGGCGTCATGACAGTTCAAGTAATGTAAGCAAAGGCCTAGCAGAAGCTTGTAAATTTGCCTGCAATGATGctaaatatgtaaatgaaagagCTCGTAATGACATAGTCTTACTCTCACG GGGAATAACAAGGCTGAACAACCGTGCACGTCAAGATGTTGCAATTCTTGGTTTGGGCTTCCTGAAACTTGATG CTCGAGCACGGGAGGATACTGAGAAGATTGATCACGGTATGAAAATAAAAGCTGCTCGCCTGCAGCATATGGCTAAA ACTTTTAAAGATGAAGCCCAAACTAAATTGAAAAAGGCTGCAGATCGGCATTGGAGTGATGGTGCACTGGAG GCTGATTTGCGGCGAGCTGATTTTGTTGTTAAGAGACGTGCAATGGAAGATGCTTTTATGGCACTGCag TTTGTCAAGAACATTCATGACATGATGGTGAACAAAATGTACCAGTT TCCAAGAAAAGATGGAGTCTTTGAACAGGACAAGGATGATCTTAGGGGACATATCATGCTTGAGAAGAACGGCAAGACTATGGACTTCCTCTCTGGAGAAATATCTTCTGATCGTATAGCTGCTATACAG GAAGCTTATTTGAGCATGGCAACTGCACTATCTGAAGCCGATGGAATTGACTACACTGATCCAGAGGAG CTAGAATTGCTAGTGGCAACTCTAATAGATCTTGATGCAATGGATGGGAAAAGTAGTGTTTCTTTATTGGCCGAATGCTCTAGTTCTCCTGATGTTGGTACCAG GCAGGCTCTGGCGAATGCCTTGGCAGCAGCACCGTCTATGTGGACTCTTGGCAATGCAGGCATGGGGGCCTTGCAG AGGCTGGCACAAGATAGCAACCCTGCTGTCGCAGCAGCTGCAACCAACGCCATCAATGAGCTTAAAAGACAGTGGGAAATAAAAGAGGGCGACAGTTGGGTATTTACCATGAGTAAGGATCTCACAGACATGGAAAGCGTGGAAGATGTTGAGTCTGGTGAGCAGCGAGAAGGTCAATAA